In the Flavisolibacter tropicus genome, one interval contains:
- a CDS encoding kelch repeat-containing protein → MKNAYQHLLLILICGFISPVFAQTPVYIGKVNDVRTTYSTKARAAAANRVSSETMVSHSIPGEPPLLLKIVSSRQDQAGVFFYGEVKDAASGRFYLRVVNGQASGAITILDQKKYYRYSSKADGSVYLTEEDIDKVMCVGLPKAKEATGSRGQNSQSTTANSPAAAALEPAPLLESLPGAISVLYLDFDGETVINTEWNRNYTNGEPIVAAPSSFTASEMTEIWKSVSEDFLPFALNVTTDVAVFNRSAPNTRMRIVFTPTQAWFPGSVGGVAYIGSFTWGGDAFRGETPCWDFNTEVNFSGEVASHEAGHTVGLHHDGRTDPPEEYYYGDQSWAPIMGLGYAKPLVQWSKGEYLNASNTEDDLNIITTLNGFGYRTDDHGNTRATATALVMDASGNIAATANKGIISTPTDVDVFSLTSTGGKIAFTVNPAPKYSNLNLSVTLSNAAGTVIASHAPLLDPAAAISATVTPGTYYITIDGVQGGLGASSDYGSLGAYTITQGKDYCTPVYSSGCESFLDLVNNFSFNTLVNNNSGCTSNANSYSVYAPTGTLTTTVNRGQSYPLKIQGDADEPQNFAVWIDYNQDNDFDDAGEFVYATTGGNVILFSATITIPATAALGPTRLRVRSNYEPMTSIDYCRRISWGEAEDYTITIVGDGAPITLSEPANGAIYVAPATINLAATTSNNGGTIAKVEFFNNNTKLGEDPTAPYTFSWTDVPAGAYTLTALVTYNSGLSSISDPVSVTVQSLITVSSIAPSSGAAGVGVVIKGDNFLNETTVRFGGVEATEVYVASPQLIYATVPAGAVTGSVQVVSGIQTVQATGNFTVAPIASVWANKAGTLTARAQYGAVAANGRIYVFGGYNSTGLLNSLEIYNPVTNTWTAGAPMPGAARGVAATLGTDGSIYVFGGFIETVSTAVYRYTPSANSWTTLTNMPIGIWEAATATAANGKIYLFGGQQTSNGNAFNSLTRIYDVATDTWSQGANMPVAVKQHSAVTAADGKIYLFGGRTGANEPQDVVQIYNPATDTWTTGAPMIIPKVQFGTVSATDGRIYIVGGKARINSNTGPFFHTVEIYDPETNTWTEGPVIPAQTGELKAVNVDGNLYAIGGTNGAFRNYNFQLAFTPLAPLAPTELAATAVSATQIDLAWTDRADNETQYTVERATAADGPYTVVATLGANTQAYANSGLLPGTHYYYRVRCSNTAGNSDYSNTANATTQEVVTDSDFDIVHGNKGTLSGVTSLTVYPNPVRNTAHIDLAVSKNLQINLTIYDHKGNVVKQLYNGAVNAGAKYQFSWNAAGKANGAYWLQLTTATGVMTRKIVVAPGGKK, encoded by the coding sequence ATGAAAAATGCTTACCAACACTTGCTACTTATTTTAATTTGTGGGTTTATCTCACCTGTTTTTGCACAAACGCCTGTTTACATTGGAAAGGTTAATGACGTGAGAACAACTTATTCTACTAAGGCGAGGGCAGCAGCCGCTAACCGGGTAAGTTCAGAAACAATGGTAAGTCATTCTATACCCGGTGAGCCACCCCTCCTTTTGAAAATAGTATCAAGCCGGCAAGATCAAGCTGGAGTATTTTTTTATGGAGAAGTAAAAGATGCTGCATCAGGTCGGTTTTATCTGAGGGTTGTCAATGGCCAGGCATCCGGGGCTATTACCATTCTTGATCAGAAAAAGTATTACCGGTATTCCTCTAAGGCCGATGGGTCAGTTTACTTAACAGAAGAGGATATTGACAAAGTAATGTGTGTGGGTTTACCGAAAGCCAAAGAAGCCACAGGTTCGCGGGGACAAAACAGTCAATCCACTACTGCTAATAGTCCGGCTGCTGCTGCTTTAGAGCCGGCGCCCTTGCTGGAAAGTTTGCCCGGTGCGATCTCTGTACTTTATCTGGACTTTGATGGGGAAACGGTGATCAATACCGAATGGAATCGAAACTATACAAATGGAGAACCGATTGTAGCTGCGCCATCATCGTTCACGGCAAGCGAAATGACCGAAATATGGAAATCAGTAAGTGAAGATTTTCTGCCCTTTGCACTGAATGTAACCACTGACGTAGCGGTCTTTAACAGATCTGCGCCCAACACACGAATGCGCATCGTATTTACCCCTACTCAAGCGTGGTTTCCCGGTAGTGTCGGTGGGGTAGCTTATATTGGTTCGTTTACCTGGGGAGGCGATGCCTTCAGAGGGGAAACCCCTTGTTGGGATTTTAACACAGAAGTTAATTTTAGTGGGGAGGTGGCCTCACATGAAGCAGGCCATACGGTGGGCTTACACCACGATGGTCGTACTGACCCGCCAGAAGAATATTATTACGGAGACCAATCCTGGGCACCTATTATGGGCCTCGGCTATGCTAAGCCGCTTGTACAATGGAGTAAAGGTGAATACCTCAATGCCAGTAACACCGAGGATGATTTAAATATTATAACCACGTTGAATGGCTTTGGTTACCGAACCGATGACCATGGTAATACGAGAGCCACCGCTACCGCGCTGGTCATGGATGCCAGTGGTAATATAGCAGCTACAGCTAATAAAGGGATTATTTCCACGCCCACAGATGTAGATGTTTTTTCACTTACAAGTACCGGTGGTAAAATAGCATTCACGGTAAACCCGGCACCTAAATATTCCAATTTGAACCTTTCAGTCACCCTGTCTAATGCGGCAGGTACCGTCATAGCATCTCATGCCCCGCTACTCGATCCGGCGGCAGCGATCAGTGCTACCGTAACGCCCGGCACCTACTATATCACTATTGATGGTGTACAAGGAGGTTTGGGTGCCAGCTCCGACTATGGTTCTCTGGGTGCCTATACAATTACACAGGGTAAAGACTACTGTACACCGGTATATAGTAGCGGATGCGAATCATTTCTTGATTTGGTCAATAATTTCAGTTTCAATACCCTGGTAAACAACAACTCGGGTTGCACCAGCAACGCAAATAGCTATTCGGTGTATGCACCCACCGGTACACTTACCACAACGGTAAACAGGGGGCAGAGCTATCCATTGAAAATACAGGGAGACGCTGATGAACCACAGAATTTTGCCGTGTGGATCGACTATAACCAGGATAATGACTTTGACGATGCCGGTGAGTTTGTGTATGCTACGACTGGGGGTAACGTCATTTTGTTTTCTGCTACAATTACCATTCCGGCTACAGCCGCCCTGGGGCCCACAAGACTGCGGGTGCGATCTAATTATGAGCCTATGACCAGTATTGATTATTGCCGGCGTATCTCATGGGGGGAAGCCGAAGACTACACCATCACCATAGTAGGTGATGGAGCTCCCATAACACTTAGCGAGCCTGCTAATGGCGCTATATATGTGGCGCCAGCTACCATCAACTTGGCGGCTACAACTAGCAATAACGGAGGTACCATTGCCAAAGTTGAATTTTTCAATAACAATACGAAGTTGGGCGAAGATCCTACAGCACCATATACCTTTAGTTGGACAGATGTTCCCGCCGGTGCCTATACGTTAACAGCTTTGGTTACGTATAATTCAGGTCTTTCCAGTATATCTGATCCAGTGTCTGTAACTGTCCAAAGCCTGATAACGGTCAGCAGTATTGCACCATCAAGTGGTGCGGCCGGCGTGGGTGTAGTAATCAAAGGAGACAATTTTCTTAACGAAACCACGGTGCGTTTTGGTGGTGTGGAAGCAACAGAGGTGTATGTAGCCAGTCCGCAATTGATCTATGCTACCGTACCTGCCGGTGCTGTTACCGGTAGCGTTCAAGTGGTTTCGGGCATTCAAACAGTACAAGCCACAGGCAACTTTACGGTGGCACCTATAGCATCCGTTTGGGCCAACAAAGCCGGCACGCTTACAGCGCGGGCGCAATACGGTGCTGTTGCTGCCAACGGACGCATTTATGTGTTTGGCGGCTACAATAGTACGGGCTTGCTCAACTCGCTGGAAATATATAATCCGGTTACCAATACATGGACAGCAGGCGCTCCCATGCCTGGCGCTGCACGTGGTGTGGCTGCAACACTTGGTACTGACGGTTCTATCTATGTGTTTGGCGGGTTTATCGAAACGGTTAGTACAGCCGTTTATCGCTACACGCCTTCCGCGAATAGCTGGACAACACTGACCAACATGCCAATTGGTATTTGGGAAGCTGCCACTGCTACTGCAGCCAATGGTAAGATTTACCTTTTTGGCGGGCAGCAAACCAGTAATGGCAACGCTTTTAATTCCCTTACACGGATCTATGACGTGGCAACCGACACGTGGAGCCAGGGCGCCAACATGCCAGTAGCTGTCAAACAACACAGTGCGGTTACAGCTGCCGATGGAAAAATTTACCTTTTTGGCGGTCGCACGGGTGCTAATGAACCGCAAGATGTGGTTCAGATCTATAACCCAGCCACCGATACATGGACAACTGGCGCACCGATGATTATTCCTAAAGTGCAGTTTGGTACGGTGTCCGCAACCGACGGACGTATCTATATCGTAGGTGGCAAGGCGCGCATCAACAGCAATACAGGCCCCTTCTTCCACACCGTAGAAATATATGACCCTGAGACGAATACATGGACAGAAGGACCCGTTATTCCGGCGCAGACTGGTGAATTAAAGGCTGTAAACGTTGATGGCAACTTGTACGCAATAGGCGGCACAAATGGTGCATTCCGTAACTATAATTTCCAACTGGCATTTACACCACTGGCACCACTCGCACCTACAGAATTAGCAGCTACAGCCGTATCGGCTACACAGATTGATTTGGCATGGACCGATCGGGCAGACAACGAAACCCAGTATACGGTAGAACGGGCAACGGCTGCTGACGGGCCTTACACGGTAGTGGCTACATTGGGTGCGAATACGCAGGCCTACGCCAATAGCGGTTTGTTGCCAGGTACGCACTATTATTATCGCGTAAGGTGCAGCAATACCGCAGGCAACTCCGACTACTCCAATACAGCCAACGCTACGACACAGGAGGTTGTTACTGATTCTGACTTTGATATTGTTCATGGCAACAAGGGTACTTTGAGTGGCGTTACCAGCCTCACCGTATACCCGAACCCTGTACGAAACACGGCGCACATTGATCTTGCCGTTAGTAAGAATCTACAGATCAATCTGACGATCTATGACCATAAGGGAAATG
- a CDS encoding copper resistance protein NlpE N-terminal domain-containing protein — protein MTMMLTRLIPIPAILLFLLFLSCKSPSKMPDTSKTSLDWQGSYSGIVPCADCEGIATTIVLNADKSYALSTHYLGKDQTVNNANGTFSWNKEGNTIMLNGMKNGPLYYKVVENQLIQLDQQGKTITGPNANRYILAKSDNAITNKYWKLIEVMGKPVIVDSQQSREPHMILHIDNNRVSGNGGCNNFSGTYQLEANNRIHFSPLAATKMACMSSMEVEDQFFKALETADSYYSKGDSLQLIRARMAPLARFVAVYLR, from the coding sequence ATGACCATGATGCTAACGCGATTAATACCTATACCAGCTATACTTTTATTTCTACTTTTTCTTTCCTGCAAATCACCTTCAAAAATGCCGGATACAAGTAAGACTTCCCTTGACTGGCAAGGCAGCTACAGCGGCATTGTACCCTGTGCCGATTGTGAAGGCATAGCTACTACTATTGTACTAAATGCCGATAAGAGCTATGCGCTATCTACCCACTACCTTGGCAAAGACCAAACGGTGAACAATGCAAACGGAACATTTTCCTGGAACAAAGAAGGTAATACCATCATGTTGAATGGAATGAAGAATGGCCCCCTTTATTATAAAGTAGTTGAAAACCAACTCATTCAATTAGATCAGCAAGGAAAGACGATTACCGGCCCCAACGCCAACCGTTATATATTAGCTAAGTCCGACAATGCTATTACCAACAAGTATTGGAAATTGATAGAGGTAATGGGCAAACCCGTAATAGTAGACAGTCAGCAAAGCCGAGAGCCTCACATGATTCTGCATATAGACAATAACCGCGTATCAGGCAATGGCGGCTGCAACAACTTTAGTGGCACGTACCAACTGGAAGCAAATAACCGCATTCATTTTTCACCACTAGCTGCTACCAAAATGGCCTGCATGAGTAGCATGGAAGTTGAGGACCAGTTTTTCAAAGCTCTGGAGACTGCCGATAGCTACTATTCAAAAGGTGATTCTTTGCAACTAATAAGAGCTCGTATGGCGCCACTGGCACGGTTTGTGGCGGTGTACCTGCGCTAG